A window from Bacteroidota bacterium encodes these proteins:
- a CDS encoding alpha/beta hydrolase: MLGVSMGGLVAQLLARQQACQVQRLVLACTYAYKPRTLREKAQRMALPRAVRRLGGRGLARILYAELRKYGQPRLQDVLPLRQLLEQTRTEVLLENARELFHFDARPWLPQLRQPTLVIAAAQDRMVPLHHGRQLQRLIPQARLEVIGGAAHLCCYTHAGQFWPGVFRWLSAQA, encoded by the coding sequence GTGCTGGGGGTAAGCATGGGCGGGCTGGTGGCCCAGCTGCTGGCACGGCAGCAGGCCTGCCAGGTGCAGCGGCTGGTGCTAGCCTGCACCTATGCCTATAAGCCCCGCACGCTGCGCGAAAAAGCCCAACGCATGGCCCTGCCCAGGGCGGTGCGCCGCCTGGGTGGGCGCGGCCTGGCACGCATCCTGTATGCTGAGCTGCGCAAGTATGGGCAGCCCCGGCTACAGGATGTTTTGCCCCTGCGGCAGCTGCTAGAGCAGACCCGCACAGAAGTGCTGCTGGAAAACGCCCGAGAGCTATTCCACTTCGATGCGCGGCCCTGGCTACCCCAGCTACGGCAGCCTACCCTGGTAATAGCCGCAGCGCAAGACCGGATGGTGCCCCTGCACCACGGCAGGCAGCTACAGCGGCTCATCCCACAGGCCCGGCTGGAGGTAATAGGCGGTGCTGCACACCTGTGCTGCTACACCCATGCAGGCCAGTTCTGGCCCGGGGTCTTCCGCTGGCTTAGCGCACAGGCATAA
- a CDS encoding TIGR02757 family protein, protein MIQDLYALLEEKYRQYNCPGFIADDPISIPHQFRNRVDIEIAGFWVATLAWGQRRTILRSAQQLMGLMGHEPHRFVLAASEAEQAQLDHFVHRTFNGIDARYFLRALRHLYTTAGGLEGVFRAGVQPGATTLAGGIRHFYQQFFALPGVPPRTRKHVPNIDKGAAAKRLNMYLRWMIRKDKQGVDFGLWDLPPRLLLCPLDVHTGRVARHLGLLQRRQDDWRAVCELTEALRQLDPEDPVKYDFALFGLGAAEGMR, encoded by the coding sequence ATGATACAAGACCTGTATGCCCTGCTCGAGGAGAAGTACCGGCAGTACAATTGCCCCGGCTTTATTGCAGACGACCCCATTTCTATCCCCCATCAGTTTCGTAACCGGGTGGATATTGAGATCGCCGGTTTCTGGGTAGCCACCCTGGCCTGGGGGCAGCGGCGCACCATCCTGCGGTCTGCCCAGCAGCTCATGGGCCTCATGGGGCACGAGCCCCACCGCTTTGTACTAGCAGCCAGCGAGGCCGAGCAGGCCCAGCTGGATCATTTTGTACACCGCACCTTCAATGGTATAGATGCACGCTACTTCCTGCGTGCCCTGCGGCACCTGTACACTACGGCGGGTGGCCTGGAGGGCGTATTTCGTGCGGGTGTGCAGCCCGGAGCAACTACCCTGGCGGGCGGTATCCGGCACTTCTATCAGCAGTTTTTTGCACTGCCCGGGGTGCCCCCGCGCACCCGCAAGCATGTGCCGAACATAGACAAGGGGGCGGCAGCTAAGCGCCTGAATATGTACTTGCGCTGGATGATACGCAAAGACAAGCAGGGGGTAGATTTCGGCCTCTGGGACCTACCTCCCCGCCTGCTGCTGTGCCCGCTGGATGTGCACACTGGCCGGGTGGCCCGCCACCTGGGCCTGCTACAGCGCAGGCAGGATGACTGGCGGGCCGTGTGCGAGCTGACCGAGGCCCTGCGCCAGCTGGACCCCGAGGATCCCGTGAAGTACGACTTTGCCCTGTTTGGCCTGGGCGCAGCCGAGGGCATGCGCTAG
- a CDS encoding arginine deiminase-related protein — protein sequence MASQTTDTVLMIRPAHFGYNAETAANNAFQSRAQAGMDVAKLAIAEFDAMAQALREAGINVIVCTDQPEPPKPDAIFPNNWISTHPDGTVVLYPMHAANRQREVRPDILEYLEGTMGYEIRQVLNLSGRADQKQYLEGTGSLVLDRAHHVAYACLSPRTDQRLLNEWAEAMGYQVVAFRAVDRNGQDVYHTNVVMSIGHTFAVVCLEAVPDAAERDTLVRSLNKTGHEVIAISLDQVYDMAGNMLLLRSTQGTYKLVLSKRAYRALAAEQLARLHNHCELLPVDLTHIEITGGGSARCMLAEVFLPRG from the coding sequence ATGGCTTCGCAAACCACCGATACGGTGCTGATGATCCGGCCCGCCCACTTTGGCTACAATGCTGAAACGGCGGCAAACAATGCTTTTCAGTCGCGCGCGCAGGCGGGCATGGATGTAGCCAAGCTGGCCATTGCCGAGTTTGATGCCATGGCGCAAGCCCTGCGCGAGGCAGGCATCAACGTGATTGTGTGCACAGACCAGCCGGAGCCCCCCAAGCCGGATGCCATCTTCCCCAACAACTGGATAAGCACCCACCCAGACGGAACCGTGGTGCTATACCCCATGCACGCGGCCAACCGCCAGCGTGAGGTGCGGCCAGACATCCTGGAATACCTGGAGGGCACCATGGGCTATGAAATACGCCAAGTGCTGAACCTAAGCGGACGGGCAGACCAAAAGCAATATCTGGAAGGAACGGGCAGCCTGGTGCTAGACCGTGCCCACCACGTGGCCTACGCCTGCCTGAGCCCGCGCACAGACCAGCGCCTGCTGAACGAATGGGCCGAGGCCATGGGCTACCAGGTGGTAGCATTCCGGGCTGTAGACCGAAACGGACAGGACGTGTATCATACCAATGTAGTCATGAGCATTGGGCATACGTTTGCCGTAGTATGCCTGGAAGCAGTACCAGATGCCGCCGAACGCGACACGCTGGTCCGCAGCCTGAATAAAACCGGGCACGAGGTGATAGCCATCTCGCTGGATCAGGTATATGATATGGCCGGCAATATGCTGCTGCTACGCAGCACACAGGGCACCTATAAGCTGGTGCTGAGCAAGCGGGCCTACCGGGCGCTAGCAGCAGAACAGCTTGCGCGGCTGCACAATCACTGCGAACTGCTGCCGGTAGACCTTACGCACATAGAGATAACGGGGGGCGGCAGCGCGCGCTGCATGCTGGCCGAGGTGTTCCTGCCCCGAGGCTAG